The Lactuca sativa cultivar Salinas chromosome 2, Lsat_Salinas_v11, whole genome shotgun sequence genome includes a window with the following:
- the LOC111876731 gene encoding caffeoyl-CoA O-methyltransferase, with amino-acid sequence MAATGEIQPAKHQEVGHKSLLQSDALYQYILETSVYPREPESMKELREVTAKHPWNLMTTSADEGQFLNLLLKLINAKNTMEIGVYTGYSLLSTALALPEDGKILALDINRENYEIGLPIIEKAGVAHKIDFREGPALPLLDQMIEDAKFHGSFDFIFVDADKDNYLNYHKRLIDLVKIGGVIGYDNTLWNGSLVAPADAPLRKYVRYYRDFVLELNKALAADPRVEICQLPVGDGITLCRRIS; translated from the exons ATGGCAGCCACAGGAGAAATTCAGCCTGCAAAACACCAAGAAGTTGGCCACAAGAGTCTCCTTCAAAGCGATGCACTTTACCAATACATTCTTGAAACCAGTGTTTACCCGAGAGAGCCAGAATCCATGAAAGAGCTTCGTGAGGTCACTGCTAAACACCCTTG GAATCTTATGACGACATCTGCTGATGAAGGACAGTTTTTGAACTTACTTCTTAAGCTCATAAACGCTAAGAACACGATGGAGATCGGTGTTTACACTGGTTATTCCCTTCTTTCTACTGCGCTTGCTCTACCAGAAGATGGAAAGATATTGGCTTTGGACATAAACCGTGAAAATTACGAAATTGGCCTTCCGATTATTGAGAAAGCAGGTGTTGCTCACAAGATTGACTTTAGAGAAGGTCCTGCTCTTCCTCTTCTTGACCAAATGATAGAAGATGCAAAATTCCATGGATCATTTGACTTCATTTTTGTGGATGCCGATAAAGACAACTACCTTAACTACCACAAAAGGTTAATCGATCTTGTTAAAATTGGGGGAGTGATTGGCTACGATAACACCCTTTGGAATGGGTCTTTGGTGGCACCCGCAGATGCCCCACTTCGGAAGTATGTTAGATATTACAGAGACTTCGTGTTAGAGCTCAACAAAGCCCTTGCTGCTGATCCAAGAGTAGAGATCTGTCAGCTTCCTGTGGGTGATGGAATCACTCTATGTCGCCGAATAAGCTAA